In Dyadobacter sp. NIV53, a single window of DNA contains:
- a CDS encoding ELWxxDGT repeat protein, producing the protein MKKNRLWLVTLFLLSHVLKAQTIELVKDINTTEGSGGLYVNNQAATAGGLYFTMSYDEINKLNLWRTDGTAAGTYVLTELPEIFDYPAKNLTAAGKFVFFVALYDGHYWLFRSDGSKAGTFPLQPVYSTEYEKLDIFEYKGAIYFSASDGTTRNMWKTDGTVAGTVKVKSFPSEEFFSTGPYDFFNFNGFMYFLIETGYGSDATHQLWRSDGTTAGTVPGPAFSGSFKPVALNGYMYFSDGKALKRTDGNTITIVKDGFVTIDNPILAGSTFYFSAGQQYPDIELWKSNGTASGTVRVKDILAGADDGSEPQLLTNVNGTLFFTARASDYGYDLWKSNGTESGTVLVKDVNPDEEVNFERMFAVGSQAVFSTGYGTGETLWKSNGTSAGTQKVVDFSAGDAVNVSGTVFFSGVDTHGNQLYKSNLMASGTVRITNLFPPGSDPDGFTELNGIRYFAADNGISGRELWKTDGTAAGTVLVKDVTPGSNGSSPEQLTKVNTNLFFIANGKEIWKTNGTASGTVLVKNVISASDDEIKGLIDVNGTLYFGVVTSEETLQLWKSDGSATGTVQVTSFPSTPGFKPSVLNGQLYFPAWDGVDSYELWKTNGTASGTAIIKNLADEAVNTLLRFGATVLNGSLYYTIENANGTQLVKTNGTTAGTVIIKKLYDWADAYIGGLTRAGGLLYFNASEVGSQEALWRTDGTAAGTILLAGFDGYPDGTYLHSGIYASGLYYFVPFDSENGDQLWVSDGTPGGTHQVKEIGAVSNNPGIRTLAAVGNIVYFTVSDYVHGKELWRTDGTDAGTFMVQDFNLSGSSGFQSATNYNGTLLFSANNGSAGMELYKYQVLPPASLRINSGGAAFAASSGRNFSADQYFSGTTQISNAGSGDIQGTTDDQLYKEQRFGSAFQYNTPVANGQVSVVLHFAELYWGVPGKGGSTGTGKRRFHVEIEGSRKLTNYDIFASAGGAMRARTETFTVNVTDGILNINFLSGATDKPVIAAIEVVPIQVILGPLADATVRNTPNDNINYGTTNTLEVKTGSLPSYQRNAYLKFSLAGVSQVGTAKLRLYGSNIQGTANIGLSAYGVINDAWVETDINWNSAPAASGSILGSVNVNNAAKYYEIDVTAFVKSQLAGDKVVSLFITNPANQNSQLTFNSRETAVNIPQLVIQAVALPAAKLSGEEDVVAVLEKTDNNEEFSASGIYPNPTGKRFSVVVSGKHKGKVDLQLINLSGNTYSIQSQGSTVSPTRLDVDITSMQLSKGMYLMKIQSEVFTETIKVMFTE; encoded by the coding sequence ATGAAAAAGAATCGTTTATGGTTGGTAACTCTATTTTTATTATCACATGTGTTAAAGGCACAGACTATTGAACTTGTCAAGGATATTAACACTACGGAAGGCTCGGGAGGTCTTTATGTCAACAACCAGGCCGCTACGGCCGGCGGCCTCTATTTTACGATGTCTTATGATGAGATTAATAAACTTAATCTTTGGCGAACCGACGGAACTGCCGCCGGAACTTATGTCCTGACAGAGCTACCGGAGATATTTGATTATCCTGCCAAAAACCTGACCGCTGCTGGTAAATTTGTTTTTTTCGTAGCACTTTATGATGGGCATTACTGGCTATTTCGCAGTGACGGCAGCAAGGCAGGAACCTTTCCACTTCAACCTGTTTATAGCACCGAGTACGAAAAGCTCGACATTTTTGAATACAAAGGCGCTATCTATTTTTCAGCTTCGGATGGCACCACCAGAAATATGTGGAAAACCGACGGTACAGTAGCAGGAACCGTAAAAGTGAAGAGTTTTCCATCGGAAGAGTTTTTCTCAACGGGGCCATATGACTTCTTTAACTTCAACGGGTTCATGTACTTCCTTATTGAAACCGGCTATGGTTCAGATGCAACACACCAGTTATGGAGAAGTGATGGCACAACCGCGGGAACCGTGCCTGGTCCGGCCTTTTCAGGTAGTTTCAAACCAGTTGCTCTCAACGGCTACATGTATTTTTCAGATGGAAAGGCTTTGAAACGGACTGACGGAAACACTATAACGATTGTGAAAGATGGCTTTGTAACTATTGACAATCCAATATTAGCAGGCTCCACTTTTTATTTTTCGGCTGGGCAGCAATATCCTGATATCGAATTGTGGAAATCAAACGGTACTGCATCTGGAACTGTACGTGTAAAAGATATCCTGGCAGGAGCGGATGATGGTTCTGAACCACAACTTCTGACCAATGTCAATGGAACACTGTTTTTTACAGCAAGAGCCTCTGACTATGGCTATGACCTTTGGAAAAGTAACGGAACAGAATCCGGAACAGTGCTTGTTAAGGATGTTAATCCGGATGAAGAAGTCAACTTTGAACGTATGTTTGCAGTAGGCAGCCAGGCAGTCTTTTCAACTGGTTACGGAACAGGCGAGACACTTTGGAAAAGTAACGGCACCAGTGCCGGTACGCAGAAAGTGGTAGACTTTTCCGCTGGCGATGCCGTTAATGTTTCCGGGACTGTGTTTTTTAGTGGTGTCGATACACATGGAAACCAGTTGTATAAATCAAATCTTATGGCTTCAGGAACGGTTCGGATCACAAATCTTTTTCCTCCGGGTTCAGATCCGGATGGTTTTACCGAGCTGAATGGCATACGTTACTTTGCAGCTGATAATGGAATAAGCGGGCGCGAGCTTTGGAAAACTGACGGGACGGCCGCAGGAACCGTATTGGTAAAAGATGTTACGCCTGGTTCAAATGGCTCCAGCCCTGAACAACTTACGAAGGTTAATACAAACCTGTTTTTCATAGCAAATGGGAAGGAAATCTGGAAAACCAATGGAACAGCTTCTGGTACTGTACTTGTGAAAAATGTGATATCTGCCAGTGATGACGAAATTAAGGGCCTCATTGATGTAAACGGAACTCTTTATTTTGGTGTGGTTACATCCGAAGAAACACTTCAGCTCTGGAAAAGCGACGGATCAGCAACGGGTACTGTGCAGGTGACAAGCTTTCCATCTACGCCCGGCTTTAAACCCTCAGTGCTTAACGGCCAATTATATTTTCCAGCCTGGGATGGTGTAGATAGTTACGAGCTTTGGAAGACGAACGGGACGGCTTCCGGAACAGCAATCATAAAAAACCTCGCGGATGAAGCGGTGAACACACTTTTGCGTTTTGGTGCAACTGTACTTAATGGATCGCTTTATTATACAATTGAAAATGCTAATGGTACACAGCTTGTCAAAACAAATGGAACAACGGCCGGCACAGTCATTATAAAGAAACTGTATGACTGGGCGGATGCTTATATCGGAGGTTTAACAAGAGCCGGTGGACTATTATATTTTAATGCAAGTGAAGTCGGTTCCCAGGAAGCGCTGTGGAGAACGGACGGTACAGCGGCAGGAACCATCCTACTTGCTGGTTTTGATGGCTATCCGGATGGCACTTATCTCCATAGCGGAATTTACGCCAGTGGCTTGTACTATTTTGTACCATTTGATTCAGAGAACGGTGACCAGTTATGGGTAAGTGACGGAACGCCGGGAGGAACACATCAGGTTAAAGAAATTGGTGCGGTATCTAACAATCCGGGAATCAGGACTCTGGCAGCCGTTGGCAATATCGTTTATTTTACCGTCTCAGACTACGTGCATGGCAAAGAGCTATGGCGAACTGATGGTACGGACGCTGGAACCTTTATGGTACAGGATTTTAATTTAAGCGGAAGTTCCGGTTTTCAAAGTGCAACCAATTATAATGGAACGCTCCTCTTTTCTGCCAATAATGGTTCAGCCGGCATGGAGCTCTACAAATACCAGGTGTTGCCGCCTGCCTCATTACGTATTAACTCTGGTGGTGCGGCATTTGCTGCATCCTCCGGCAGAAACTTTTCCGCTGACCAGTATTTTAGCGGGACTACACAAATATCCAATGCCGGAAGCGGTGATATCCAGGGTACAACCGACGACCAGCTTTACAAAGAACAGCGTTTTGGTTCCGCTTTTCAATATAATACTCCCGTTGCCAATGGCCAGGTGAGCGTAGTGCTGCATTTTGCCGAACTGTACTGGGGAGTACCTGGAAAGGGAGGCTCAACCGGAACTGGCAAACGCAGGTTTCATGTAGAGATAGAAGGCAGCAGAAAACTGACCAACTATGATATTTTTGCCTCAGCCGGAGGTGCGATGCGTGCCAGAACAGAGACATTTACGGTTAATGTAACTGATGGTATCCTGAACATAAACTTTCTGTCAGGAGCAACCGATAAGCCCGTTATTGCCGCTATTGAAGTGGTGCCAATACAAGTGATCCTGGGACCGCTCGCTGATGCAACTGTACGTAATACACCTAACGACAATATCAATTATGGAACCACCAATACGCTGGAAGTGAAAACCGGTAGCCTGCCAAGTTATCAGCGTAATGCTTATCTTAAATTTTCATTGGCCGGTGTAAGTCAGGTTGGTACTGCCAAACTGCGCCTTTATGGTTCGAATATCCAGGGTACTGCAAATATTGGGCTCTCTGCTTATGGGGTTATCAACGATGCATGGGTAGAAACTGATATCAACTGGAACAGTGCTCCCGCCGCATCAGGCAGCATTTTAGGTTCTGTGAATGTAAACAATGCTGCCAAATACTACGAAATTGATGTTACTGCGTTTGTCAAATCCCAGCTTGCAGGCGACAAAGTAGTCAGTTTGTTTATCACGAATCCAGCCAATCAGAATAGCCAGCTGACTTTTAACAGCCGTGAAACTGCGGTTAACATCCCACAGCTGGTCATTCAGGCAGTAGCACTGCCTGCTGCTAAGCTTAGCGGGGAAGAAGATGTTGTGGCTGTATTAGAAAAGACGGATAATAATGAGGAGTTTTCTGCATCCGGCATTTACCCGAACCCGACCGGTAAACGCTTTTCAGTAGTTGTGTCTGGCAAACATAAGGGAAAGGTAGATTTGCAGCTGATCAATTTATCCGGAAATACTTATTCAATACAATCCCAGGGATCAACTGTATCACCGACGAGGCTTGATGTAGATATTACTTCCATGCAGTTATCAAAAGGAATGTATCTCATGAAAATCCAGTCGGAGGTATTTACTGAAACTATCAAAGTGATGTTTACAGAATAG
- a CDS encoding ELWxxDGT repeat protein — protein sequence MSGSAYFFVNNQDGRDLYKSDGTAAGTNYVAHISPNRDEEQGRSFELTAVDQTLFFLGNTNDSGRELWKSDGTEEGTMLVKDISPGQANSTITDLINVNGTLYFFVEKYPSIELWKSDGTETGTVMVKYFRRPSFPTPLVFKGQIYFWAINDTENYELWKSNGTAEGTVLVKNISYQRGSGLDYNPTIQIVGDKLYFFYRLPDSRKQLWVSDGTSNGTRQVFEFNTGSEILIAWTSEINQLYLFCIGIDLWRSDGTLAGTYKIHTAPGDFISLFPLAKLGTKFMFVNHNNQFGNAVWQTDGTVAGTTLLKHTAPAFHTELTSISTLSSAVHKNILYFEGGAFDSGNELWRTDGTQQGTYRTTIFTPGGNTDFGSMLSIGNHLLVSAYQHYNSSREFDLYEFVPESLPDPTRINTGGNAVVISDGRTFSADQYFTGTSNVSTTPAGDFLNTNDDQLYREQRYGPSFSYNIPVTNGSKSVVLHFAETFWGIPGKGGATGVNKRRFHVNIEGSRKLTNYDLFQAAGGAMRARTETFPVTVSDGTLNIDFLKGLADNPIIAAIEILPSQQVSLEPVADAYVRNIPSNNLNFGTDTTLDVKSGSLPSYERKAFLKFSLEGVSRVTSARLLLYHNKFDYGEQLKASVFGVPSDSWTENGITWSNSPASSGGELGSAQIYYNGRYHEIDLTTYVRDQLAGDKTVSLLLTDATNQNQLFGFNSRENSRDRPRLIINTSPNTSPLAREGNEVEDRQVEKAPSTIFPNPASKKFSIKISDKHEGELNIELTSVTGRIYHFEKIASSKAVKDADINLASSNLSAGIYFVKLRSFQYQETIKLLIK from the coding sequence ATGAGTGGTTCTGCCTATTTCTTCGTGAATAACCAGGACGGCCGTGATTTATATAAAAGTGATGGTACTGCTGCAGGTACCAACTATGTCGCCCACATTAGTCCCAATAGAGATGAAGAACAAGGAAGAAGCTTTGAGCTGACTGCTGTTGATCAAACGCTGTTCTTTTTGGGAAACACAAACGACAGTGGCCGCGAACTGTGGAAAAGTGATGGAACAGAAGAAGGAACAATGCTTGTAAAGGATATTTCTCCCGGGCAAGCTAATTCGACGATCACCGATCTGATCAATGTAAACGGCACCCTGTATTTTTTTGTTGAAAAGTATCCCAGCATCGAGTTGTGGAAAAGCGATGGCACCGAAACGGGTACAGTAATGGTCAAATATTTCAGAAGACCAAGTTTTCCAACTCCGCTTGTATTTAAAGGCCAGATATATTTCTGGGCCATTAACGATACTGAGAATTATGAATTATGGAAAAGTAACGGAACTGCCGAAGGGACCGTTCTTGTAAAAAATATCAGTTACCAAAGAGGATCTGGACTAGACTACAATCCTACAATACAGATAGTTGGTGACAAACTGTATTTCTTTTACCGTTTGCCGGACAGCCGAAAACAACTGTGGGTTTCTGATGGAACCAGCAATGGGACACGTCAGGTATTTGAATTTAACACCGGATCAGAAATCTTAATTGCCTGGACGTCGGAAATAAATCAGCTGTACCTGTTTTGCATCGGAATAGACCTTTGGAGAAGCGACGGAACTTTGGCCGGAACATACAAGATACATACAGCGCCCGGAGATTTCATTTCGCTTTTTCCCCTGGCAAAGCTGGGAACAAAGTTCATGTTCGTCAATCATAATAACCAATTTGGTAACGCGGTTTGGCAGACCGACGGTACAGTTGCGGGTACAACACTACTGAAACACACGGCACCGGCTTTTCATACCGAACTAACTTCAATCTCAACGCTGAGTTCCGCTGTACACAAAAATATTCTGTACTTTGAGGGAGGGGCTTTTGATTCAGGTAATGAACTATGGAGGACCGATGGTACACAACAGGGTACATACCGGACAACCATTTTCACACCAGGCGGTAACACTGATTTTGGCTCCATGTTAAGTATTGGCAACCATCTGCTGGTCAGCGCTTACCAGCATTATAATAGCTCCCGGGAATTTGATTTATACGAGTTCGTTCCGGAAAGTTTACCAGATCCTACACGCATTAATACCGGCGGCAATGCAGTGGTAATAAGTGATGGCCGAACCTTTAGCGCGGACCAGTATTTTACCGGAACTTCTAATGTTTCAACTACGCCCGCCGGAGATTTTCTTAATACGAATGATGACCAGTTATACAGGGAGCAACGTTACGGGCCTTCATTTAGTTATAATATTCCTGTTACAAACGGATCAAAAAGCGTCGTCCTGCATTTTGCTGAAACTTTCTGGGGTATTCCGGGCAAAGGCGGAGCAACAGGGGTTAATAAACGCCGTTTCCATGTGAATATAGAAGGTAGCCGAAAACTAACAAATTATGATCTTTTCCAGGCAGCCGGTGGTGCCATGCGGGCAAGGACGGAAACTTTTCCTGTAACTGTTTCAGACGGGACTTTGAACATAGACTTTCTTAAAGGACTGGCGGACAATCCAATCATTGCCGCTATAGAAATTCTGCCCAGTCAGCAGGTCAGTCTGGAACCTGTTGCAGATGCTTATGTCCGTAATATTCCAAGCAACAACCTTAATTTCGGAACTGATACTACGCTGGATGTAAAATCAGGAAGCCTTCCCAGCTATGAGCGGAAGGCATTTCTTAAGTTTTCACTTGAAGGGGTAAGCCGCGTAACTTCTGCCAGACTGCTTCTATATCACAATAAGTTTGACTATGGCGAACAGTTAAAGGCGTCTGTTTTTGGGGTTCCTTCGGATTCCTGGACAGAAAACGGCATTACCTGGTCCAATTCCCCTGCTTCATCAGGCGGTGAACTGGGATCAGCCCAGATTTATTACAACGGCCGTTATCATGAAATTGATTTGACCACTTATGTAAGGGATCAACTGGCAGGTGACAAGACTGTAAGCCTTTTACTGACTGATGCCACAAACCAGAATCAATTATTTGGTTTTAATAGCCGCGAAAATTCAAGAGACAGACCCAGGCTGATTATTAATACGTCGCCAAACACTTCACCATTGGCAAGAGAAGGTAATGAGGTAGAAGATAGGCAGGTAGAAAAGGCTCCGTCAACAATTTTCCCAAATCCTGCCAGCAAGAAATTTTCGATTAAAATTTCAGACAAGCATGAAGGTGAATTAAATATTGAGTTGACAAGTGTAACCGGCAGAATATACCATTTTGAAAAAATTGCATCATCAAAAGCGGTTAAAGATGCAGATATTAACCTGGCGTCCTCAAATCTGTCTGCTGGTATTTATTTTGTAAAACTCCGGTCATTTCAATATCAGGAGACGATCAAGCTGCTGATAAAATAA
- a CDS encoding FAD/NAD(P)-binding protein: MNSLNLTIIGGGACGISLFIELFLQLRIAGLHKNVSITIIEENEEVGKGLAFGTQQPGHILNTQAQLMGIHFTEPEHFSDWLKKHNERIGQEVVDNQGQDEAFTTRRLYGDYLKEQFEFYFELATREGMKLKVIHASAKGVTESENGYEIQLSNGKKEVCNYLVLSLGTPVSSVYSELDKFKNYFDSPWPSSKILENVPQKEDVAIIGSSLSAIDALMTLADNDHVGRITFYSLDGLLPRVQVEKPKPYECKYLTISNLHKIQREKLRSPFVSEVFRLFIKEAEYFAGKSIDWKKAMRTAMSPQERLKEDIAISKNGGDELINIPYALRYDSSQMWKLLDERGRIKFKKWLGNYWAVNRHCMPMVNAVRIEKLFDSGQLKVVADLKDVTYYEKEKKFTLSYQNKSDKVSYVINATGPASAVKEMKSDLVQNLAANNLIESEETGGIKINTQTMQIIRNGKSVPNFYALGHLANGLLLDVNAVWYNVKTIGNLCHHLIDSITGEDIV, from the coding sequence GTGAATTCTTTAAACCTTACAATTATCGGTGGAGGTGCCTGCGGGATTTCCTTATTTATCGAACTCTTTCTGCAATTGCGTATCGCAGGTTTGCATAAAAATGTCTCCATAACCATCATTGAAGAAAACGAGGAAGTAGGGAAAGGGCTCGCCTTTGGTACCCAACAACCCGGACATATTCTTAATACCCAGGCCCAGCTGATGGGAATCCATTTCACAGAACCGGAGCATTTTAGTGATTGGCTCAAAAAACATAACGAACGCATCGGGCAGGAAGTGGTAGATAACCAGGGACAGGATGAGGCTTTTACTACCCGACGGCTTTATGGCGATTACCTTAAGGAACAGTTTGAGTTTTATTTTGAACTCGCAACTAGGGAAGGAATGAAGCTAAAAGTAATCCATGCCAGTGCGAAAGGTGTAACAGAGTCAGAAAATGGTTATGAGATACAGCTTTCAAATGGTAAAAAAGAGGTTTGTAATTACCTGGTTTTATCTTTGGGAACACCCGTTTCCAGTGTATACAGTGAACTGGATAAGTTTAAAAATTACTTTGATTCTCCCTGGCCATCTTCAAAAATATTGGAAAACGTACCACAAAAAGAGGATGTTGCCATTATTGGGTCCAGCCTTAGTGCCATTGATGCTTTAATGACTCTGGCAGATAATGATCACGTTGGTAGAATTACCTTTTATTCCCTGGACGGGCTTCTTCCAAGGGTTCAGGTGGAGAAGCCAAAACCCTATGAATGTAAATATCTGACGATCAGTAATCTCCATAAAATACAGCGGGAAAAGCTGAGAAGTCCGTTCGTGAGCGAGGTTTTCAGGCTGTTTATCAAAGAGGCAGAATATTTTGCAGGAAAAAGCATTGACTGGAAAAAAGCTATGCGAACAGCAATGAGCCCTCAGGAACGTTTGAAAGAGGACATTGCTATTTCTAAAAATGGTGGCGATGAACTCATAAATATTCCTTATGCCTTAAGATACGACAGTTCACAAATGTGGAAGTTACTCGATGAGCGGGGCAGGATTAAATTCAAGAAATGGCTGGGAAATTATTGGGCTGTCAACCGTCATTGTATGCCAATGGTAAACGCAGTTCGTATCGAAAAGTTATTTGATTCCGGGCAGCTTAAAGTTGTAGCTGACCTGAAAGATGTTACTTATTATGAGAAAGAGAAAAAATTCACGCTCTCTTACCAAAATAAATCGGATAAGGTTAGTTACGTCATCAATGCAACCGGTCCGGCTTCGGCAGTTAAGGAAATGAAATCTGACCTGGTACAGAATCTGGCTGCCAATAACCTGATAGAATCGGAAGAAACCGGCGGAATAAAAATTAATACCCAAACCATGCAGATAATCCGGAATGGTAAATCAGTCCCAAATTTTTATGCTCTCGGCCACCTTGCCAACGGACTTCTGCTGGATGTGAACGCGGTCTGGTATAATGTAAAAACGATTGGCAACCTCTGTCATCATTTAATCGATAGTATCACGGGTGAAGATATTGTTTAA
- a CDS encoding AEC family transporter has product MPLIKFLLPVLVFFNMLDAEAGKLYVLPVFTLILALAMVPVANLAQKQLASDFDPLLLRASFSFFNIAFFGIPTVTALFGEEKVSTLICIYLGSALYGDTIGYFQVAKSKLETSGALKEVIKIPFLYVFVAGIVCKSLGMQSLEELGGILKVVSLTVSCAGMIIVGFQLADISLKEVKIPYYLKLIGVRTIAAMAIIGVLIFAEYTVFNSLETDDYKMLFLVSLFPVATNVTVFASFLGSEQEKPALIVVISALLSLVLVSIATLFLM; this is encoded by the coding sequence ATGCCACTTATAAAGTTCCTGCTGCCTGTTCTTGTATTCTTTAACATGCTGGATGCAGAAGCCGGGAAGCTGTATGTATTGCCGGTATTTACACTGATCCTGGCTTTGGCAATGGTTCCGGTGGCTAATTTGGCACAAAAACAGCTTGCATCCGACTTTGATCCTTTGCTTCTCAGGGCCTCATTTTCATTTTTTAATATCGCATTTTTTGGAATACCAACTGTAACTGCGCTTTTTGGTGAAGAAAAAGTAAGCACGCTGATCTGTATCTATCTGGGCTCTGCGCTTTACGGAGATACGATCGGCTATTTCCAGGTAGCGAAGTCGAAGCTGGAGACCAGTGGAGCGTTAAAAGAGGTAATTAAAATCCCTTTCCTTTACGTATTTGTTGCAGGGATTGTTTGTAAATCTTTAGGTATGCAATCACTTGAGGAACTGGGTGGAATTCTGAAAGTGGTTAGTCTGACTGTATCCTGTGCAGGTATGATTATCGTTGGTTTTCAATTAGCCGATATCAGTCTGAAAGAAGTTAAAATACCTTATTACTTAAAATTAATTGGTGTCAGGACAATTGCAGCCATGGCAATTATTGGCGTGTTGATTTTTGCAGAATATACTGTTTTTAACAGCCTGGAAACAGATGATTATAAAATGCTTTTTCTTGTTTCACTTTTCCCAGTAGCTACCAATGTAACAGTTTTTGCTTCCTTCCTGGGCTCTGAACAGGAGAAGCCTGCGCTCATTGTAGTTATTTCTGCATTGCTGTCCCTTGTGCTGGTATCAATAGCAACTTTATTTTTAATGTAA
- a CDS encoding sulfatase: protein MAALAPKPISKTPNIVLFFIDDMGYGDLSVTGALGYKTPNIDKLAAEGTRFTNFMAAQAVCSASRVALLTGCYPNRLGVAGAFGPNQGLGLDPKEETIAELLKANGYATGIFGKWHLGSDSIFLPLKQGFDEYYGVPYSHDMWPLHPWQKQAKYPPLFWIEGNKQVKEIKNLEDASLITPTVTEKAVSFIKKNKKKPFFLYVPEPMPHVPLAASANFKGKSEHGIFGDVLMELDWSVGQIMKELKDQGLDDNTIVIFTSDNGPWLNYGDHAGSSGGFREGKGTSFEGGQRVPAIIRWPGVVPAGRVSNKLLSNIDILPTLVKLTGAKLPKEKIDGIEFVDLLKGDDTKKPRENFVYYYRKNSLEAVRKDNWKLIFAHPGRIYEGSLPGKDGQPGPTSENNAIPAALYNLGRDPGERYDVYSQNPQIVAELEKIAEEAREDMGDELQQRTGKNVRPGRKFGNN from the coding sequence ATGGCAGCATTGGCTCCTAAACCCATATCCAAAACGCCCAATATTGTTTTGTTTTTTATTGATGATATGGGCTATGGCGATTTGTCGGTAACAGGTGCATTGGGTTACAAAACGCCGAACATAGACAAACTTGCAGCAGAAGGAACACGTTTCACCAATTTTATGGCAGCTCAGGCTGTATGCAGCGCTTCCCGCGTCGCACTGCTCACCGGCTGTTATCCAAACCGCCTAGGTGTAGCCGGGGCATTCGGGCCAAATCAGGGGCTTGGACTTGATCCGAAAGAGGAAACCATTGCAGAATTATTAAAAGCAAACGGTTATGCTACCGGCATATTTGGCAAGTGGCATTTGGGAAGTGATTCTATTTTTCTTCCTTTAAAACAGGGTTTCGATGAATATTATGGTGTTCCGTATTCTCACGATATGTGGCCGCTTCATCCCTGGCAGAAACAGGCAAAGTATCCTCCCCTATTCTGGATTGAGGGAAACAAACAGGTGAAAGAAATTAAAAACCTGGAAGATGCCAGCCTGATTACACCAACCGTTACGGAAAAGGCTGTTTCTTTTATTAAGAAAAATAAGAAAAAACCGTTTTTCCTGTATGTTCCTGAACCGATGCCGCACGTTCCGCTGGCGGCAAGTGCCAATTTTAAAGGAAAAAGTGAGCATGGTATTTTTGGTGATGTTCTGATGGAACTGGACTGGTCAGTTGGACAAATTATGAAAGAGCTGAAAGACCAGGGACTGGACGACAATACGATTGTGATATTTACCAGCGACAATGGGCCCTGGCTGAATTATGGAGACCATGCGGGTTCATCCGGTGGGTTCCGTGAAGGAAAAGGGACTTCTTTTGAAGGAGGACAGCGCGTTCCTGCAATTATCAGGTGGCCGGGTGTGGTACCGGCCGGAAGGGTTTCGAACAAATTGTTATCCAATATTGATATCCTCCCGACGCTGGTGAAACTGACAGGTGCTAAATTGCCAAAAGAGAAAATTGACGGAATTGAATTTGTCGATCTGCTGAAAGGTGACGATACCAAAAAACCTCGTGAAAACTTTGTGTATTACTACCGGAAAAATAGCCTGGAAGCAGTTCGTAAGGACAACTGGAAACTCATTTTTGCACATCCGGGACGTATTTATGAAGGTTCATTACCTGGAAAAGATGGCCAGCCAGGCCCTACATCTGAAAATAACGCCATACCGGCTGCACTCTATAATCTTGGTCGTGACCCTGGTGAGCGATATGATGTGTATTCTCAAAATCCGCAGATCGTAGCTGAACTTGAAAAAATAGCAGAAGAAGCCCGTGAAGATATGGGTGACGAATTGCAGCAACGTACCGGAAAAAATGTTCGGCCCGGCAGAAAATTTGGAAATAATTAA